ATCTGGAGAAGTTCATCCAGGAGAGCCGCCACGTGGAGGTGCAGGTTCTCGGTGATCGCGCGGGTACCCGGATCCACCTCGGCGAGCGCGACTGCTCGATCCAGCGGCGGCACCAGAAGCTCCTCGAGGAAGCGCCGGCGCCGGCGCTTCAGTCCGAGACCCGGCGCGGGCTCTACAAGGCCGCCCTCGCTGTGGCCCGGGCGGTCAACTACGTGAGCGCGGGCACCGTGGAGTTTCTGGTGGACCGCGAGGGGGGCTTCTACTTCATCGAGATGAACACCCGGATCCAGGTGGAGCACCCGGTCACCGAGATGCTGACCGGCGTCGACCTCGTGAGCGCGCAGATCCGCATCGCGGCCGGTGAGAACCTGAGCCTCGCGCAGGACCGGGTCCAGCTCATCGGTCACGCGGTGGAGTGCCGGATCAACGCCGAGGACCCCGACACATTCACGCCGTCGCCCGGGCGCGTCACCACCTGGGTCCCCCCGGGTGGGCCGGGCGTCAGGGTGGACAGCCACCTCCTGGCGCCGTGCGTGATCCCGCCCTTCTACGATTCCCTGATCGCCAAGATCATCGTCCACGCCGAGACCCGAGCCCAGGCGATCCGCCGGATGCGACGTGCGCTGAGCGAGTGCGTGGTGGAGGGCGTGAAAACCACGATCCCGTTCCACCTCCGCCTCCTGGACGACCCGGTCTTTCTCGAAGGCGGCTTCGCGCTCCCCACGCTTTAAATTCGAGGGGGGTCCCCACCCCCCTCGATGCTCCCCCCGGCGGGAATATTGAGCAGGAACAGAGAAATGGCCGAGATTCTACGAACGCGGATCGAGCTGTACGCGATCCTGGACCGCGCCGCGAGCGGTGGCCGGGACCTGAGAGAGGTCCTGGATGCGGTGATCGCCGGCGGCTGCCGGATGGTGCAGCTCCGGGAGAAGGAGTGGTCCACCCGTCAGCTTCTGCCACTGGCCCAGGAGGTGAGGCGTCGCGCCCGCGAGGCCGGTGTCGCCTTCATCGTGAATGACCGCCTGGACGCGGCGCTCGCGGTGGAAGCTGACGGCCTCCACGTGGGCCAGGACGACCTGCCCGCTCCCATCGCCCGACGGCTGCTCAGTCCGGGAATGATCCTCGGGGTCTCGACCCACAGCCTGGAGCAGGCGACACACGCCCAGGCTGATGGCGCGGACTACGTGGCCATCGGTTCGATCTACCCCACGGCGACCAAGCCGGAGTCCCAGCTTGTCGGCGTCGAGCTCATCCGTCGGGTCCGACCCCTCATCCGCGTCCCGCTCGTAGCGATCGGCGGCATCACGCCGGACAACGTCGGCGAGGTGATCCGTGCGGGGGCCGACGGTGCCGCGGTGATCTCGGCCGTCTGCGGGGCCCCGGACCCCGCCGCGGCCGCCCGCGCATTCCTGGCCAGGATCAAAGCGGCGAAGGCCCGCTAAACACCTCGGAGGGGGGTTTCGCCCCCCTTCCGATACCTCCCTCCGTGGTAGTTCGAGCCGAGGGGCTGCCGACGAGCCGCAGGCGAGGTGAGCCACTAGGCGAGGCCCGAGTTGATTGCGCGGGCAAAGCCCGCGCTCGAAGGGCATTACTCCGACACGCTCCTAGACTTCCCCCGCGTGATTTTTGCTTGACTTGAAACCGGGACTTCTGCTACAAGAATCGCGGTGTCCGCTCGGCTTCTCTGGCATCCCGGAGGTCATTCACGAGTAGCGAGGGGGCGCTTTTTCGAGCAGAGCCGGGCCGCTGAGAGCGAGTGAGCCGCGACTGCAAACTGGGGTCTCGAGTCGTGTGAAGAGCCGGCGTGAAAGGAGGAGACGATGAGGACGAAATGGATGCTGGTTGGCCTCGCGCTGCTCTTCGGAGCCGTGGTGGCGGCTATGCCCGCGCCCGCCGGGGCCGAGCTGAAGGTGGGGATCAGCGGGTACATCAAGCTCGACGTCCAGTACAGCGACAAGATCATCACCGACGGTGCCGGTCTTCCTTCTCCCTCCCCGGCGAGCACTCGGCTCGACGGCGATCGGGATGCCGACAACTCCCAGACCATCCTCGACGCGCGCGAGACGCGCGTGCGGGTGACCTTCACCGACGAGGTCATGGGCGTCAAGATGTCGGGGCGGGTCGAGACCGACTTCTTCACCACCGATGGAAGCGCCGGGACCTCAAACAGCCGGCACCTCCGGCTGCGCCACGCCTTCGCCCGAGGCGACCATCCCTCAGGCTTCTTCCTCCTGGCCGGGCAGTACTGGTCGATCTTCATGAACAGCGATATCGCCCAGCCTGACCTCGTTGACTTCAACGGGCCGGCGGGCCAGATCTTCGCCCGCCAGCCCCAACTCCGTGTGGGCTGGAAGAGCGCCCTCGGGGGCGGCATGGGGGACCTGGTCCTCGAGGCGGGCGCCGAAAAGCACTCCCTGGAGAATCTGGGCTCCGCGACGGTTGCCGAGAACCAGGGTGAAGGACAAGACATCCCACTCTTCGTCGGAAAGCTCTCCTGGCTCCACTCGATCTTCCAGGGCGAAGTGGCCGGCGCTGCCGGCAACAACCGCGTGATCCTGACAGGCGGCCGTGACCAGGACGAGACCGCGTGGGGAATCCAGGTCAGCGCCCAGCTCAACTTGGATCCGGTCACCCTCATGGCCCACTACCAGCACGGCGACGGGCTGAGCCGGCTCCTGAACGGTGACTTCCCGGGAGCCTTTCTGGTGGGGAGCGAAGTCCGCAACGTGGAGGCCGACGGCTGGTAC
This is a stretch of genomic DNA from Candidatus Rokuibacteriota bacterium. It encodes these proteins:
- a CDS encoding acetyl-CoA carboxylase biotin carboxylase subunit (an AccC homodimer forms the biotin carboxylase subunit of the acetyl CoA carboxylase, an enzyme that catalyzes the formation of malonyl-CoA, which in turn controls the rate of fatty acid metabolism) translates to LEKFIQESRHVEVQVLGDRAGTRIHLGERDCSIQRRHQKLLEEAPAPALQSETRRGLYKAALAVARAVNYVSAGTVEFLVDREGGFYFIEMNTRIQVEHPVTEMLTGVDLVSAQIRIAAGENLSLAQDRVQLIGHAVECRINAEDPDTFTPSPGRVTTWVPPGGPGVRVDSHLLAPCVIPPFYDSLIAKIIVHAETRAQAIRRMRRALSECVVEGVKTTIPFHLRLLDDPVFLEGGFALPTL
- the thiE gene encoding thiamine phosphate synthase, with the translated sequence MAEILRTRIELYAILDRAASGGRDLREVLDAVIAGGCRMVQLREKEWSTRQLLPLAQEVRRRAREAGVAFIVNDRLDAALAVEADGLHVGQDDLPAPIARRLLSPGMILGVSTHSLEQATHAQADGADYVAIGSIYPTATKPESQLVGVELIRRVRPLIRVPLVAIGGITPDNVGEVIRAGADGAAVISAVCGAPDPAAAARAFLARIKAAKAR
- a CDS encoding porin produces the protein MRTKWMLVGLALLFGAVVAAMPAPAGAELKVGISGYIKLDVQYSDKIITDGAGLPSPSPASTRLDGDRDADNSQTILDARETRVRVTFTDEVMGVKMSGRVETDFFTTDGSAGTSNSRHLRLRHAFARGDHPSGFFLLAGQYWSIFMNSDIAQPDLVDFNGPAGQIFARQPQLRVGWKSALGGGMGDLVLEAGAEKHSLENLGSATVAENQGEGQDIPLFVGKLSWLHSIFQGEVAGAAGNNRVILTGGRDQDETAWGIQVSAQLNLDPVTLMAHYQHGDGLSRLLNGDFPGAFLVGSEVRNVEADGWYAGASLKLTKDTSMTALYGWHEADRITSAGFTGSNQARHQSVHVNLLQKFWQRWQAGLEYRRFWVDTFDRQEGDVNIVHGALWFFF